A window of Candidatus Bathyarchaeia archaeon genomic DNA:
CGGCAAACTAGAAGGTTTAGGGACTACCTGCTAGATAGAAGGCATGTTTCATGGCTCTATCAGTCGCGTTTGGCTGCTGAGAGGGAGATTGAAGCCCTGAGGCTTGTTTACCCATGCGGCGTATCTGTCCCAAAGCCGATTGGGCATAATAGGCATGTTGTCGTCATGGGTATGATAGAGGGCGAATGCCTATTCAGGCTTAAGGATATACCTAACCCCGAAGCCGTTTTAGATGAAATCCTAGAGAACGTGAGGTTAGCTTACCTTAAATCAGGGGTTATACATGGAGACCTAAGCGAGTTCAACGTGATCTTAACCCCGCTAAACCGCGTGCTGATAATTGATTGGCCCCAATTCGTCAGGGCGAGCCACCCGAACGCCGAGGTCCTACTGAAAAGAGACGTCTGGAACATTATTAAATTTTTTAGGAGAAAATTCGGTGTGATTAAAGGGCTGCAGGAAGCCCTAGACTACGTGAAGACCCTTTGAACCCACCTTCTGTCTTCCCGGTCGGCTTAAACGTTTAAGTATAATTTATGTTTAAGGTATTAATTAGTATGCCAGTCTCTGAAAGGAAGCTTATTGTTGGGGTTGACCCGGGGTTAAATTGCGGGCTAGCTATTCTATCGCTTAACGGTGAGCCGATCCTAATAGAGAGCCATAGAGGCTGGTCCATGTCTAAAATAATTGAGAGGATAATAGGTTTCGGCGAGCCCACAATTATTTCGAGCGATGTTTCCCCGGCCCCAAGCCTTCTTGAGAATCTCGCTAGAAAGCTTAACGCCGTGTTGTTTGAGCCCGCGTTTTCAATGAGCATCGAGGAGAAGCATCGGTTAACGCGGCTTTACGCTGAGCGATATAATGTTAAGGCGGAGAACGCCCATGAGGTTGACGCTTTAGCCGCAGCGATAAAGGCTTATCAGCATTATAAGAGCAAGTTTGATCAGGTTGACGCTAAGCTGAAGGATGCTGGCGGAGAAGTCTCCCCGAACGATGTTAAGGATCTTGTCGCTAGAGGCTACAGCATTTCTAGGGCGATAAAGTTTCTTAGGGAGCGAAGGGTTGAGAAGAGCCCTGTGATCGGAGCCGCCTTAACAAGCGAGGAGAAGATGAAGGAGATCATAGAGAACCTCACGCAGAGGCTTATGCTGGAGAGGGAGAGGAATAGGATTCTGAGGGAGGCGAACAGGGAGCTTCAGCTTAAAGTGAAGGCTTTAGAGGCTGAGATCGAGAGCTTAAGGGAGGCTTTAGAGAAAACTCGTAGCGAGCAGATTCTCCAGATAAGGCGGGAGCGCGAGTTCAGGAAGCTCCATGAGGAGATAAGGGTTCTCAGGGATAAGGTTTCAGAGCAGGAAGCCCAGATAGAAGCGTATAGGCAGATGCTTAGTAGGCTACAATCTTTAAGCGGCTCAGAATCTAGGGAGGGGCTAATCCTGCTAAAGCCGATTGAATCGTTCACTAGAGAGGGACTTGATAAAGCCTTCAAGATATATAATGTCAGGGCGGGAGACGTGGTCTTCATAATGGATCCGAGCGGTGGGGGTTCATCAACCGCTGAAAACCTAGCTAAGAGGGGGGTTAAAGCGGTCATTATTAACGGGGCCATGTCTCATCAGGCTCTAGAGATCTTTGAGAAACATTATATACCGGTAATCCCAGCCGGCGAGCTAAACGTTAAGTGGATTGACGGTTTACCCTACGCTGACCCCAAGGATGTAAAGCGCGTAATTAAGGATGGAAGAACGCTGAGCTCCGTGAACAGCGTTGAATCATTAAAGGAGATTGTAAGGGACTATTTGAGGGAGATCATGGATCAGGAAGCCTAGGCAAAACATTATTATCTTGTTCGGCTCAGTAGATTTATCTTGGGTGCCGGAGAATGGTTCAGGAGTTTATCGAGGTTGAGGATGCCGGAACTTTCAGGCTTGTCGCCGAGCAAGCACCGTTCGTGATACGTAGGGATCCATATTTATTTGCACAGTACTTTTCATCAATGATCTTCATAAATGTCGCTAAGCTGGAGGATAGGGAGGTTAAAAGGCTATTTGACATGTTACGCGGTAAGACGATCGTCGTGAAGAGCCTCGTTAAAGCCTCTTCAATATCAGATTTTCTTGAGAAGGCTGAGGGGGTAAGAAAGCAAACATAGCGCTCTGCGGGATCTAGGGGAAACATCCCTCCCTTAAAAGTCTCTCGAGATCTCTAAAGTTTCTGACGATTACGTCAGAGTGCTCTATTATCCATGGGCTTGGATTTTTAAGCCTGCAGACAACAATGGTCTTCTTACCTTTAAGCTTGGCGTAAAACAGCTCCATGCATGTTCCAGCGGAGAGCCTAGGCATATAGGCGACTAAGACATCGCATCTATCAATATCTTCAAGATCCCTTTTAATGAAGTCCCTTGGAAGAGCCTGACCAGCCCGATAAACTATTTTTTCGCGGAGCCACGGGTCTATAACCTCGTAGCCATGCTTCGCTAGAATGCTTCTTATCCTATCCCTATAGTTCTGCCTGCCCTCCATCCCCTGAATGGGCCCCGAAATAAAAGCTACTTTAGCCATTCTTCGCCCGCGCCCTCTTCAATTATATTAACGTTAATTTTAAATTAAGAGAGCCCGTAGATATTCGTTTAAGGTGAAGGAGTATGGTTAATGTTGAAGGATACGAGGTTCTTGAGGGGCTCTACTATTCTAGAGAGTGGATGTGGGTTAAGATTGAGGATCGTAGGGCTAGGATAGGCGTAACCGACTATGCGCAGAAGCAGATGCGTGAAATAGTATTCGCTGAGCTACCGGGCGTCGGGGCAGACGTTAGGCGCGGGGAACCCTTCGGGACAATTGAATCCGTTAAAGCCGTCTCCGACCTAGTCTCCCCATTAAGCGGAAGAGTTGTCGAAGTGAACGATAGGGTGAGCGAGAGGCCGGAGCTAATCAATGAAGACCCATACGGCGAAGGCTGGCTTATAATTATTGAGCCAGCAAACCTTGAAGAAGACCTTAAGGCGCTAATGACCTTTGAGCAGGCTGTTGAATGGTATAGGGAAATCGCCAAGAAGAGTTGAAGGCAAGATGGCTAGGAAAATAATTATTATCGGGGCTCACGCAGCCGGCTGCGACGCCGCTGCAGCCGCGAGGCTTACCGATAGAGAGGCTGAGATAATTCTGCTTACAAATGAGCGCTACGCCGGATACTCTCGATGCGGGCTGCCCTTCGTCATAGGCGGACACATAAGGAGCTTCCAGGACCTAATTGTTTTCCCGCAATCCTACTTTAAGATGAATAGGTTGGACCTGAGGCTTGAATCAAACGTCACAAACATCGACGTTAACGCTAAAACCGTTGAAGTCCAATATAAGGATGGTAGCATAGAAAAACTCCAATACGACAGCCTTATAATCGCTACTGGCGCGAGGCCCGCTATGCCGCCTATTAAGGGCAGGGAGAAGCAGGGCGTCTACGTGCTGAGAACAATCGACGACGGAGAAAGGATTGATCAGGCGGTTAAGGAGGCTAAGTCGGCGGTCGTTATCGGGGCGGGCTTAATTGGCCTAGAGCTAGGCGTCGCGTTCGTTGAGCGGGGTTTAAAGACAACTGTCGTGGAGCTTCTGCCCCAGATTCTCCCAGCGATGCTTGACAAGGACGTAGCCGACTTCGTTCAGAGGGAGCTGGAGAAGAATAATTTGAGGATAGTTACTGGGAAGTCCGTTGAAGAAATATTAGGCGGCGAGAAGGTTACCGGCGTAGCTGTAGCCGGCGAACAGATTCAAGCCGACATAGTGGTTGTGGCGACCGGCGTTAGAGGAAACGTTGAGTTAGCCCAGAAAGCCGGCATAGAGCTCGGAGAAACAAAGCTGATTAAAGTTAACATGCGCATGGAGACTAATGTTAAAGACGTTTACGCATGCGGGGACTGCGTTGAATCAATAAACCTCATCACTAAACGCCCAACAGTATGCCAGCTGGGGACAACAGCCGTCCGCCAAGCGAGGGTCGCTGGGATAAACGCCGCTGGCGGATACGCCATATTTCCAGGCGTCTTGGGGGCAGCCGTCACAAAACTATTTGATTTAGAGATAGGCGCCGTGGGTTTAACGGAGGCCTTCGCTAAGAGGGCCGGTATAGAGACTGTTTCCATGACGCTTAGCGGTAAGACTAGGGCATCGTATTATCCGGGCGCCATGCCGCTGAGGATAAAGCTCATCGCCGACAAGGAGACCGAGAAGATTGTTGGAGCCCAGATAGTCGGCGGGGAAGGCGTGGCTCAGAGGATAAACGCCTTATCCTTCGCAATACTTAAAGAGATGAGCGTTAAAGAGCTTGCGAAGGCTGAGACATGCTATGCGCCGCCCCTCTCTGAAACATGGGATCCCATGATATTGACGGCTCAAGCGCTTCTCCGAAGAATTAAGTAGTTTTCTACTCCCCTCACTTTTTTCTAATCGCCCTAAACATATTTTTCAGAAGAAGTCTGAGAGAGACCTCTGCCTAGCGCCCTCGACACCTCTCTTCTTCGGCTCTTCTCTATCCGCCTTATCTGATTCAGCGTCGCCTTCAGCTTCCCTCGCTACACCTAAACCCTTCTCGGGGAAAATTATTATCTGCCCATAAACGCCGTCATACCCCGGGATAACTTTAACCCTCCCCTCCCTAACCCTCACTACGGCTTCAGCTATTAGCGGGTTCGCTGCCCTCGCTATCTCATCGAAGCCAGCGTCCATTAGAACAGCGTACTCGTTGCCGAACCTAGATATTAAAGCATTATATATGCTCCAAACCCTCTGGGAGCTTGGGGAGTTTGCGCCTATAACCGCCGATATAACCTCCGATAATGGAAGGAGATGCATGTATCCGGGTGAGTTGGGGGGCCTAAAGCCATACGGCCTATCGGCCAGCTCCTCCACGCGTTGCTCAACCCCCTTCGTAAGCCTCTTATGGCATACCGGACACTTATTCCCAGCTTTTATCGCTTCTTCAGGTGGAAGGGAGACGCCGCAGGCCCTGTGCCCGCTCCAATGGTATTTACCGTACGCGGGGTCGGTTTCGATCGTAAGCTTAAGGATGTTAGCGTCCTTCCTCCTTATGGAGTCTACTATGTCTAGGTATGTTAAGCGTTTAACATCGAAGAGGTTTGCTTCACGGCCGATCCTCCAAGGCCAGCTGGAGTGCGAGTCGCTGTTCGATAGAAGCGTGAACCTGTCTAGGGCGCTTAGGCGCCAGTTCATCGGCGGATTGGACGATAGGCCGGTCTCTAGGGCATATATGTGCTTCACCATGTCTTGGTAGCAGTCCTCCATCCTATCGAATCCGCTGAACGCCCCGAAGACGCTGAACCATGGCGTCCAAGCGTGCGCTGGAAAGACTATGTTGTCGCCTGAGACCTCGATGACCTCCTCGACGAGCTGGGCTGCAGACATGTTTAAAGTTGGTCTGCCGTCGGCTTCTAGGTCGCCGTACTTGGATAAGCGGTCGTTTATCTGCTCGGCGACCTCTATGCTCGGCGTTAAAATTACGTGGTGAACCTTTTTGCTCTCGCCGTTGAAGGAGAAGACCGTTGAAACCTCCCCTGTGATCATGAACCATACTTGGGCTCCCGGCATGCTTACGGGCTCGTAGAGACCTATCCCATAAGCGTCCTCCAGGTTCTCTTTAAGCTCGCGGAGCCATTTCGGATGCGTGAAGTCTCCTGTTCCAACGAGCGTTAAGCCCTTAATCTGAGAGAAGCGAACTATCTTAGGAATATTCATGTTTGTGCTTGTGGCTCGACTATACCTGCTATGTATATGTAGGTCAGCTATAACCCTCATGCTTGTCGGCAACCAGATATTATTCAATTAAATATGCATATAACTTCCTTAAGAACATTTTAGGCGCATAAGCGGCTGAAAACCGGGTGTAAGAGCCCGCCTTATACGGCGATATTATTCTGGAAATGCTCTGAATAATAGATCATCTAATATACTTTGGAACCCATCCTTTTATTTGGAGGGTTTAAGGGGCGCGGGGCGCAGCCTAGGAAATGTTTGAAGAGTGGATTGAGAAAAACATGGCTAAGATAAGCCTCTATTTTAGGAGCGGATCCGGCAGCTTAAAGTTTAGGTGTCCGCTATGCGGTAAGCCTTTACGTAAGCGTAGCCTCGCCGGAAAGTTCGAGTGTAGGAACCCTAAATGCAAGCTTATATACGTTGAGCTTAGAGAGGGCGAAGTTAGGTTTCACGTGGAGCCAATAATGAACATAAAATATGATATCAGCCGCCTCATCCGGGTTGAAATATAGGTTGCAGGGGGCCTTTCGCACTTCCGCAGTTCAGCATCCGGCTGTTTAAGCGGCTACTATAAGGGCTGAGGTTGCGAGCACCAGTATGGCGGCTGAGACGAATGGTGCGGTCGGCCCGAAAGCCTCGTAAATCACCATGAAGAATATTGGTCCGGTGAGTCCTCCGGCGTCCATGAATGTTCGGTATACTCCCATGGCGCTTCCCCTGAGGGATTGCGGAGCTAGGTCGGATAGGAGAACCATTAGGGATGTTAGAACCATGCCGCGCCCGAAACCCTCCACGAAAGATATTGTGGAGATTATGAGGCTTGAAGCTGGCGCATTTGTGTAGGTGTAGAGGCTTAGGGCTTCTATCAGCATTCCGGCGGCGATTACCGGTTTTCTCCCTATCCTGTCTGAGAGCCTGCCCGATATGGCTGTGGAGGCTATTATGCCGAGCGTTCTCATGCTGGTGATTACGCCTATAATCTCGACAGGCACGTTTAGGTGGAGGTTTAGGAAGAGCGGGAAAACGGTGCCTGCTATGCCTGTCCAGACAAACATTCTTGAGAAGGAGCCTATGTAGACTGATGTGAGCCCCATGTTCCTTAATCCGGGGAGAACTTTTCTGATGGATAGCAGTTTTCCTCTGCTTTCAAATCTTTTTGCGCCCACCTGCCGTAAGCCCTCGGAGAGGTAGGCTATGGTGAACGATGCGGCGCCCAGTATGGCGGATACTGCGAAAACTTGCCTGTAACCCGTTATGCTCGCCATGAAGCTGCCTATCGGGGCTCCAATGAAGCTGCCTATGAACTCTATTGATTGGAAGGTTCCTAGGGCGGTGCCCCTGCCCGAGTGGAATATGTCGAATATTATGGCTGAGCTGCTCATGAAGAATAGGCCTGTCCCTAAGCCCCATAGGGTTCTCCCAGCTATTAAAATATATATGTTGTTGGCTAGTGAGCAGAGCGCTGCCCCGATAGTGGATGCGGCTAAACCCAGTATTAGGAGGATGCGCCTGCCCACAATGTCGGATAAAACTCCCGACGGGATCTCTAGGAAAACCCGGAAGAAGAACCATACGGAGGATACTAGGCCAACCATGACGCCTGAAGGGTCTAGTTCGTAGGCGAATATGGGGAGGAAAGCCGAAACAAGGCTCATGTTTATCATGAGCATGAAGGAGGCGGCTAAAATCTCAAAGTATGCTCTTGGGTAGTTTTTCAGGAACCCCATTACAGTCATCGGGCCGCCGAGTTATTAACGAAACTAGTGTTTTTGCATCAACTTGCTTTTATATGTTACCTGAATCTCGCGTTAGCCTATCGGGCCCTTAAGCCGGGTTTCTAGGCCTAATGGGCTTAAGACGGTGGATAAAAAAGGGTTGTTGATGGTTTTTCGGTTTTCTAGGTTTCAGCGGCCTTTGAAGGGGCCGGCGGCCTAGTTCTGTACATCTGTATTCCCTGCGCGGCTATCTTTGAGGCGATGTAGCCGAGCACGAGTATTAGCAGTATTGGGATAATGTAGGCGACTACGCGTGTGATTATTATTGCTAGGCCGCTCATAAGTTCCCCCGCTCCTTGACCGTTGATCCTAGGCGCCGGGATCAGCTCCGCGAACGCCGCCAGCCTTTCCGGGTAGAGCAGTAGGATTAGGCCGCTGTAAAATGTGAAGGCGAGTAAAGCTACCCCGACGAAGAACACTATTATGCCGGATATGGATCCAACCTTGCTAAGTGAGTCAGAATTGCTCAATTTAAGCTATCACCCTAATTCTTTTCTGAACAGTTCTTAATTGAAGTTAAAGTGGAGCCGTATCTTATAAGACTTATCGCCGCTATCTATTTTATAATTGTTTCCCACCTACTCCCGCATCCCTCATATATTTCCTTAACCTTCGCAATGTGTTCTCTTAGGGCGTCTAGGATGAAGGCTTCGAGGGAATAGTGCCGCTTCGACTTGAGCTTCATCGTCCACTCTATATCTCTAACCAGATAGTCGGGTATCCCGATCTCAACAAAGTTCTCTTTTAGCCATCTTCTCACGGCTGCTTTTACGGTGACGTAGCGGCCTCCGGGTAGGCCTACAATCTTACCCTCGTCTTCGAGCTGCTGGAGGGCTTCGTAGACCCGATATATGTCGATTAGCTGGATTTGCGGCATTTTAGCGCAGACAAAAGTATATCTTTTCTGGCAGAGACCCGATTCTTCAACGCTTTAGTCTCCGTTCAATGGAAAAAGCTTCTCCCAGTCTATCTTAAACATGGCGACGATTATCAGCGCTAGAAGAACAGTTGTCACCAGCATCGTTAATAGAATGTTTTCCCCTCCGCCGAAAACCATCTCTATGAAGGTTATTGAGAGGCGGCCGCCTAAAGCCAATATAAAGCTCATTAATATTTTTCCGGCTAAGCATGGTATAAGAGCCTTAACGAAGCTATAACGCATTATCCCTAGAGGTATAAAGAGCAGGTCGTCTGGAAGCGGTGTGAGGGAAAAGGCGAAGATCGCTAAGGGACCATATCGATTAAAAACCTTCAGCATATACTCCATCTTCCTCTTCCTCTCATCACTTATGACTGCTCTGCCGAGGTAACCCATAACGTAGCCTGAGAACTCACCTAAGGCCGCTCCAATCCCGGCGGAAAAAGCCAATAGAACCGGATCCAACCATTTGCCAAGCGTAAATATTATTATCGTGTAGGGTATTGGGACAACGATTGATAATGTCCCTATAAAGCATACAAAAAATATTCCTAGATAACCATATTGAAGCGCGATTTCTCTTAACCAAGCGTTGATTTGGTCGGAAGACAATAAATCCTGCATAACACTAATCCAATTCAACATTTGGTCATCAGCCAGTAAACCAGCACCTAAATATCTAAGGCATTATATTGCTTAAAAATGTTTTTAGCAGCGCTCAGAAATTTTAAATTCTCTAAAACACACATATATTTTTGGATAGGTTAAGGATGCAGCAGCAAAAAAGTTTGGACGAGTTTTACCGCGTGTTTAAGACTGAAAAACGGGAGGATAACGGAGAGCTAGCGTCAAATTTAGATGAAGAAGCGGAATTTGAGGAAGAGGTTATTCAAGAGCTACCGAAGTATGCTGAAGAAGAAAGGTTCGCGCCGAAAAATCTGCCGCCCTCATACTTGGTCTCAGCCGGCTATGATGGTTCTAGGAGGGTTGCCTACCTAAAGCTCTATGAGCCGGCTTCACAGCGAATATACTTTTGGTACGATAATACGGGCCATAAACCCTATCTGCTAACCAACATTCCAGTAGAGGAGCTTGAGAAGCTTGAGAGGGTTGTTAATCATCCGGGCTTTGATCACTTAGAAAGGGTTGAAAAATATGATGCTTTGTTTGACCGGAAAATCACTGTGACCAGAGTTGTCGCAAAAGACCCGCTTGCTATCGGCGGCAAACCGAAGGGCTGCTTAAGAGAAATAATCCCGGAAGACTACGCGGCCACTTTCGGAAGGTTGAGGGAGGCTAAGGTTTGGGAGGCCACGATTAAATATTATCAATGCTACATTTACGATAGGGGTCTTCAGCCGGGCATGCTCTATAAAATTGAAAACGGTGAACTACATCCATATAGGCATGAGGAGGCTGAAGAAAACATTAAGAAGATAGCTGAGGGTCTGTTAAGGGAGGCTGAAGGCGACCTTATACCGTACATAGAAGATTGGGCTAGGCTTCTTGAGTATCCTGCTACAAAGATGCGTCGCGTGGCCCTTGACATAGAGGTTTATTCGCCTATTGCGACGCGTGTTCCAGATCCGGAAGAGGCTTCTCAGCCGGTAATATGTGCTTCGCTAGTTGATTCAGATGGGCGTAAAAGGGTTTTACTTCTTAAACGCGCTGGCATCGAAGAAGGTGATATGAATCTTCCAAGTGATGTCTCAATAGAATTTTACGCTTCGGAGAGGGATCTAATACAGTCGATCTTTAATGCATTAAACGATTATCCTTTCGTGATAACCTTTAATGGAGACGACTTCGACCTCAATTACCTTTATCATAGAGCGAAGAATCTAGGGTTCTCGAAGAGTGACGTCCCAATAGATAGGAGCCAGAAGACCTGCCTATTGAAGTACGGCGTCCACATTGATCTTTACAGGTTCTTCTTAAACAGGTCGATTCAAATATATGCTTTCGGACAGAAATATCGCAACGCAACCCTAGACGAGATTGCACGAGCTCTGCTAGGTAAATCTAAAATTGAGTTGACGAAGCCCCTATCCGAAATCTCCTACGGCGAGCTCGCAAGGTACTGTCTTAACGATGCTGAAATAACTCTGGAGCTCACTTCCTACAACGATGATCTTGTGATGAAGCTTCTAATGGCATTAACTAGGATAAGCCGAATGCCCATGGAGGACGTGAGCAGGCAGGGCGTTTCAAAGTGGATTCGCAGCTTCATATACTATGAGCACCGTAGGAGAAACATCCTTATCCCAAACAGCGACGACATAGTTAGCGCCAGGGGGACAACGGTGACGAAAGCTATCATTAAAGGTAAGAAGTATATGGGCGCTATAGTTGTTAAGCCGACTCCCGGAGTGCACTTCAACGTAGCCGTAATGGACTTTCAAAGCCTGTATCCATCCATAATTAAGGTTTACAATTTAGGCTATCAAACTGTGAGATGCCCGCATGAGGAATGCAGAGACAATATTGTTCCTGAAACACCCCACTGGATATGTAGAAAACATAGGGCGCTTGAAAGCGCGCTTATAGGCTCACTGAGAGACTTAAGGGTTAAATGGTATAAGCCTAAAGCCAAGGACAAATCCCTTCCAAGCGAGCAGCGAAACTGGTACAATGTGATACAGAGCGCGTTAAAGGTTATTTTAAATGCTTCTTACGGCGTCTTTGGAGCTGAAATATTCGATCTTTATTGTCCACCCGCTGCTGAGGCGACAGCAGCCATAGGGAGAAGCATAATCACTCAAACGATAAATAAGGCTCGTGAACTAGGGATCGAGGTAATATATGGCGACACCGATAGCCTCTTCCTTAAGAACCCGATCTCCGAGCAAATTAAAACTCTGTCCGAGTGGGCTGAAAAGTCTCTGGGAATGGAACTAGATGTCGACAAATATTATCGATATGCTGTTTTAAGCTCGAGGAAAAAGAATTATTTAGGGGTTTTAGAGGACGGGAGCGTGGATGTTAAGGGGCTCACTGGAAAGAAGCGGCATATACCATTATTCATAAAAAGATATTTTGACAAGATTGAGGACATATTAAGCCGCGTTAAAACACCGGCTGAATTCGATGTGGCGAAAAAGGAAATCGAGAAGACGATACGCGAATGCTACATGAAGCTCAAGAACCGCGAGTGGGAAGACATAAACGATTTAGCCTTCGAGGTCGTTTTGGGGAAAGTGCCGGGAGCGTACGATAAAACCACACCTCAGCACGTGAAAGCCGCGCTCATACTTATGGCTAAAGGCGTCGAGATAAAGGCAGGAGACACAATAAGGTTCGTGAAGGTCACTAGGGAACCGTTTGTTAAACCAGTCCAGCTGGCAACGTCGAAGGAGATAGATGTCGACAAATACGTCAGCTACTTGAGGTCAACGTTCGACCAGATTCTAGATGCATTAAACTTGGAGTTCGATGAAATAATAGGGTTAACGAGGCTCGAACAATTTATGTGATGGAGCGAAACCCAGAACGGCGTTTTGCCCTACAATAATGTCTTTTAAATGAGAACGGGGTTGAGGGTTTATGGGTAAGCGTTTAAGGGCTGGAGGATTCGGCATAAAGATAGGAACGACGAAGTCTAGAAAGACCATAAAGTTTTTCTCGCTGGAAAATCATCTAGCTAATGGTGTTTTCAGCCTATCTACTTTTAGATTTATTCCTTTAAAGTCGCATGGCGCTTAATGTGCTCTCTCAATATAGAAAGTATTTACGTTAAGAAACTCTTGAGCCCAATGTAATTATGTGTAGATCTTTCAGAGATACATGAGGCTATTAACAAATATTAATAGCGCGACCCTCGCATAGATCTTTAAATTCCCCTAAAATGGAAGGGGTCTAATGTGGCGGAGCCCATAGGGAGGAAATCTATAAGGAAGACTTTGGAGAGCTTGAAGACCTACGTAAACCTTAAATCTGACCTCTTTAAAGTCGAGGAGAAATGCTTCTACAAGATGCTCGAGGACATTAAGAGAGAGATTGATGAGGAAGATAAGAGTAAAAAGGAGATAGATTTCATAAGCACAGTTCTAGACTACAGCAACAGTGTAAGCGACCTGATTAGAGCTCTACTATTATATATTGAGGCCCTCGAATCCTACATATCTGAACTCGACGAAACATTTGATAGCCTACTAGAGGACGCGAAGAAAACGGCTGAACAGCAGATACAGGAGATAAAACGCGACAAGCCACCATTCTATGGCTGATGCTGATATGGAAGGCGGCTAAAGTCGCGCCGTTTTTAAGCATCATTTTTATCCTTAAACTTTAAATCATTTAGACAGAATAATGTTGGCTAAGCTACGGGGAGAAAAGCATGTTGAAATACAGTAATGTTAAGACCCCGATAATAATAGTGAACTTTAAGACTTATGCAGAAGCCACAGGTGAAAAGGCTGTTAAGCTTTCCGAGATGGCTGAGAAAGCCAGTGTTGAGACAGGCGTATGTATAGGTGTGGCTCCGCAGTTCGTAGACATATCTATAGTTGCGAGAAGGGTTAGCATACCAGTCTTCTCCCAACATATCGATCCAATAGGCTATGGAAGCTTTACCGGACACGTTCTTCCAGAATCAGTAAAAGAAGCCGGCGCTATTGGAACATTGATCAACCATTCTGAAAGAAGGCTTAAACTAGCCGACATAGATGCCGCCATAACGAGGGCGCGTGAGGTTGGTTTAATCTCAGTTGTTTGCAGCAATAACACGCCTGTGAGCGCTTCAGCCGCAGCCCTAAAACCAGACATGATTGCCGTAGAGCCACCGGAGCTCATAGGCACAGGTATACCGGTTTCAAAGGCTAAACCAGAAGTCGTTACGAGCACCGTTAAGGCAGTCAAAAGGATCAACCCTGAAGTCGTAGTCCTATGTGGGGCCGGAATAACCAACGGTGACGACGTCGCCGCAGCGATAAGGCTTGGAACCGAAGGTATCCTCGTGGCCAGCGGCGTAGTGAAGGCTAAAGATCCATATAAGGTTATGATTGATTTTGCGGAGGCCGCGCTTAGAGCTCAGCACTAAAAACTCGAACAATTGTCTCGAGGAGACTTTGGGGCGGGGGATCAAGTGAAGGTTGGGGTCGACTGCGCATTATGCTTATTTCAGAGAGGCTACTTTGAGGTTCTCGAGGCAACAGAGGATCCAGAGTTAAGGTTTAGGGCATTAACCCAGATTTTCGACATGTTAGCTAAAGGTTTTCGACGGGATGCTGTACCAGCGGTTTTAGGCACGATGCGCGAAAGAATAATTAAACGTGTTACGGGCAACCCAGATCCATTTGCGGATAAGAAGCGAATGTGTAACATGGAGGCTATGAAGCTTCTTCCAATGGCTGAGAGAAT
This region includes:
- a CDS encoding serine/threonine-protein kinase RIO2; amino-acid sequence: MSSIDIAVGALRQLEAEDIKILAKIEVDMSRHKYVPEKDILRMSGLAEKEIKYRLEKLNGLGLIHRWVGPYIGYALSTAGYDCLALNALVKAGVIESIGKPLGVGKESDVYDALTGGGERVAVKFHRLGRVSFRQTRRFRDYLLDRRHVSWLYQSRLAAEREIEALRLVYPCGVSVPKPIGHNRHVVVMGMIEGECLFRLKDIPNPEAVLDEILENVRLAYLKSGVIHGDLSEFNVILTPLNRVLIIDWPQFVRASHPNAEVLLKRDVWNIIKFFRRKFGVIKGLQEALDYVKTL
- a CDS encoding DUF460 domain-containing protein, encoding MFKVLISMPVSERKLIVGVDPGLNCGLAILSLNGEPILIESHRGWSMSKIIERIIGFGEPTIISSDVSPAPSLLENLARKLNAVLFEPAFSMSIEEKHRLTRLYAERYNVKAENAHEVDALAAAIKAYQHYKSKFDQVDAKLKDAGGEVSPNDVKDLVARGYSISRAIKFLRERRVEKSPVIGAALTSEEKMKEIIENLTQRLMLERERNRILREANRELQLKVKALEAEIESLREALEKTRSEQILQIRREREFRKLHEEIRVLRDKVSEQEAQIEAYRQMLSRLQSLSGSESREGLILLKPIESFTREGLDKAFKIYNVRAGDVVFIMDPSGGGSSTAENLAKRGVKAVIINGAMSHQALEIFEKHYIPVIPAGELNVKWIDGLPYADPKDVKRVIKDGRTLSSVNSVESLKEIVRDYLREIMDQEA
- a CDS encoding nucleoside 2-deoxyribosyltransferase, which produces MAKVAFISGPIQGMEGRQNYRDRIRSILAKHGYEVIDPWLREKIVYRAGQALPRDFIKRDLEDIDRCDVLVAYMPRLSAGTCMELFYAKLKGKKTIVVCRLKNPSPWIIEHSDVIVRNFRDLERLLREGCFP
- the gcvH gene encoding glycine cleavage system protein GcvH; this translates as MVNVEGYEVLEGLYYSREWMWVKIEDRRARIGVTDYAQKQMREIVFAELPGVGADVRRGEPFGTIESVKAVSDLVSPLSGRVVEVNDRVSERPELINEDPYGEGWLIIIEPANLEEDLKALMTFEQAVEWYREIAKKS
- a CDS encoding FAD-dependent oxidoreductase; this encodes MSRLLNGIGKSPRRVEGKMARKIIIIGAHAAGCDAAAAARLTDREAEIILLTNERYAGYSRCGLPFVIGGHIRSFQDLIVFPQSYFKMNRLDLRLESNVTNIDVNAKTVEVQYKDGSIEKLQYDSLIIATGARPAMPPIKGREKQGVYVLRTIDDGERIDQAVKEAKSAVVIGAGLIGLELGVAFVERGLKTTVVELLPQILPAMLDKDVADFVQRELEKNNLRIVTGKSVEEILGGEKVTGVAVAGEQIQADIVVVATGVRGNVELAQKAGIELGETKLIKVNMRMETNVKDVYACGDCVESINLITKRPTVCQLGTTAVRQARVAGINAAGGYAIFPGVLGAAVTKLFDLEIGAVGLTEAFAKRAGIETVSMTLSGKTRASYYPGAMPLRIKLIADKETEKIVGAQIVGGEGVAQRINALSFAILKEMSVKELAKAETCYAPPLSETWDPMILTAQALLRRIK
- a CDS encoding endonuclease Q family protein, with amino-acid sequence MRVIADLHIHSRYSRATSTNMNIPKIVRFSQIKGLTLVGTGDFTHPKWLRELKENLEDAYGIGLYEPVSMPGAQVWFMITGEVSTVFSFNGESKKVHHVILTPSIEVAEQINDRLSKYGDLEADGRPTLNMSAAQLVEEVIEVSGDNIVFPAHAWTPWFSVFGAFSGFDRMEDCYQDMVKHIYALETGLSSNPPMNWRLSALDRFTLLSNSDSHSSWPWRIGREANLFDVKRLTYLDIVDSIRRKDANILKLTIETDPAYGKYHWSGHRACGVSLPPEEAIKAGNKCPVCHKRLTKGVEQRVEELADRPYGFRPPNSPGYMHLLPLSEVISAVIGANSPSSQRVWSIYNALISRFGNEYAVLMDAGFDEIARAANPLIAEAVVRVREGRVKVIPGYDGVYGQIIIFPEKGLGVAREAEGDAESDKADREEPKKRGVEGARQRSLSDFF